A genomic region of Staphylococcus roterodami contains the following coding sequences:
- the mnmE gene encoding tRNA uridine-5-carboxymethylaminomethyl(34) synthesis GTPase MnmE, with the protein MDLDTITSISTPMGEGAIGIVRLSGPQAVEIADNLYKGKHLLKDVPSHTINYGHIIDPDTKEVVEEVMVSVLRAPKTFTREDIIEINCHGGILTINRVLELTMTHGARMAEPGEFTKRAFLNGRIDLSQAEAVMDFIRSKTDRASKVAMNQIEGRLSDLIKKQRQSILEILAQVEVNIDYPEYDDVEDATTEFLLERSKEIKQEINRLLDTGAQGKIMREGLSTVIVGKPNVGKSSMLNNLIQDNKAIVTEVAGTTRDVLEEYVNVRGVPLRLVDTAGIRETEDIVEKIGVERSRKALSQADLILFVLNNNEALTQEDYTLYEVVKNEDVIVIVNKMDLEQNIDIDEVKKMIGDTPLIQTSMLKQEGIDELEIQIRDLFFGGEVQNQDMTYVSNSRHISLLKQARQTIQDAIDAAESGVPMDMVQIDLTRTWEILGEIIGETASDELIDQLFSQFCLGK; encoded by the coding sequence ATGGATTTAGATACAATTACAAGTATTTCAACACCTATGGGTGAAGGAGCAATAGGTATTGTTCGATTATCTGGACCACAAGCTGTTGAAATAGCTGACAATTTATATAAAGGAAAACATCTATTAAAAGATGTACCTTCTCATACAATTAACTATGGTCATATTATTGATCCGGATACTAAAGAAGTAGTTGAAGAGGTTATGGTGTCTGTATTAAGAGCACCGAAAACATTTACTAGAGAAGATATCATTGAAATTAATTGCCATGGTGGCATTTTGACTATAAATAGAGTATTAGAACTTACTATGACACATGGTGCTAGGATGGCTGAACCTGGTGAATTTACGAAGCGTGCCTTTTTAAATGGTCGTATCGATTTATCTCAAGCTGAAGCAGTTATGGATTTTATACGTTCGAAAACAGATCGTGCTTCTAAGGTTGCAATGAATCAAATTGAAGGTCGACTTAGTGATTTAATCAAGAAACAACGTCAATCTATATTAGAAATACTCGCTCAAGTAGAAGTGAATATTGATTACCCAGAATACGATGATGTTGAAGATGCGACAACTGAATTTCTTTTAGAGAGATCTAAAGAAATTAAACAAGAAATTAATCGCTTATTAGATACTGGTGCCCAAGGTAAAATTATGCGAGAAGGTTTGTCTACAGTAATTGTTGGTAAGCCAAATGTAGGTAAATCTTCTATGTTAAATAACTTAATACAAGATAATAAAGCAATCGTAACAGAAGTGGCAGGTACGACTAGAGACGTCTTAGAGGAATACGTCAATGTCCGTGGTGTGCCATTAAGATTAGTTGATACTGCCGGTATCCGAGAGACAGAAGACATTGTTGAAAAAATTGGTGTCGAACGTTCTAGAAAGGCGTTAAGTCAAGCGGACTTAATTTTATTTGTATTAAACAATAACGAGGCGTTAACGCAAGAAGATTACACATTATATGAAGTGGTTAAAAATGAAGATGTAATCGTTATTGTTAATAAAATGGATCTAGAACAAAACATAGACATTGATGAAGTTAAGAAGATGATAGGTGATACACCTTTAATCCAAACGTCAATGTTAAAGCAAGAAGGGATTGATGAATTAGAAATTCAAATTCGTGATTTGTTCTTTGGAGGAGAAGTACAAAATCAAGATATGACTTATGTTTCTAATTCAAGACACATCTCATTATTAAAACAAGCAAGACAAACGATACAAGATGCGATTGATGCAGCAGAATCTGGTGTGCCAATGGATATGGTACAAATTGATTTAACTAGAACTTGGGAAATATTAGGAGAAATCATTGGTGAAACTGCAAGCGATGAACTTATCGATCAGTTATTCAGTCAATTCTGTTTAGGTAAATAG